The Campylobacter hyointestinalis subsp. hyointestinalis nucleotide sequence TTTCAAAATGACGTTATCACCGTTTTTTAAGCCTTTTCTCCCTGCTGTTTTTGGATTTATCCATACAGGAGAATAACTCATCAGATCATTTAGTATAGGCAGACTTTGAGTATGTCCGTTTGTATGGATAGGTGTTTTTCCGCTCATCAAACATAGCTCGTGCCCGCCATATACGTCCATATTATTTGCATTTAAGCAACCTTCTCCTGGAAATTTAGCTTCGATATTGGGTAAAAATAGTTCTATCTTGCTGCTTGGAGTTTTAAATTTGACTTGTGAGCTCATAAGCCCATCTTCATCAACAAATTTAGCGGCGTTAGGATAAGCTTCTACAAATTTTTTGACGAATTTAGCTTCTCTATAATAAACTTGAGGAACTTTCCAGCTAACGTATCCGTTTTTTATGAGATCTGCTACTAATTTGTCGTTTCCTTTTGCTTGAGCCATTCTGTATTCGCTTATGTTGTTCCAAGTATAGTCTTTGTCTATTTTCATAATGCGAGCCAACTCTCTAAATATCTCGTAGCCGCTTTTTGTACCTGCTATCGGCTCTACTGCTTTATTTCTCATATAATATCCAGGAGCTGTGCCGGATTTATTTTGTATACTCTCATCTCTTTCTAGATATGTAGCTTCAGGCAAAACGACGTCTGCTAAATTTGAAAAATCGTTTAGATATATATCTATAGAAACGACAAAATCTAGCTCATTTATAGCTTTTATCGTTTCGTTTGTACCAGCTACGTTTATGAGATGATTAAATCTCGTATTTACCCAACCTTTTACCGGATATGGTTTTTGAGATAAGATCGCAGGAGTTATGTCCATCAAAACACCGTGTTTTCGTGAGATAAACTCGTGCTTATGACCTTCCTCGCCACAACCATCTATCCTTTGTCCTTTTGGTATTTTAAATCCAGCATCTGGATTTGCTAATGTAGGAAATAGCTCTTCTTCGCAGAGTTTATTAAATGTTTTTGCATCTTTTGAGAAGTAAATTCCGCCGCGTTTTTCGAAATTTCCCATTAGTGCGTTTGCTATAGCAATGGCTCTTGTTCTTTGGTATTCGGCTCTTGTAGTCGTGGTTTTGTGTCCCCAGTCGATTATGACTTGTGGTGCTTTTTGCCAAATTTCATCGGCTATTCTTTCGACGTCTTTCGCTTTTATACCAGTTATATTTTCTTGCCATTTAGGAGAAGTTTGCTTGACTGATTTTGCTACTTCTTCAAAGCCTATCGTGTATTTATCTATAAAATCTTTGTCGTATTTAGAGTCTCTTATCCATACGTGGATGAGCGCCATTAAGAATGCTAGATCGGTTCCTGGTTTTACTGGTAACCATTCGTCCGCTTTAGAAGCCATCACGCTAAATCTAGGCTCCAAAACTAGTAGTTTAGTATCTTCTCTATTTGCAAATTTTGCGACTTTTTTCGTGTCTGAGATCACTAAACCCTCAAAAAGATTATGCCCGAAATTTACTATGTATTTTGAATTTGCAAAGTCTCTACTAAGTCCGCTTCCATAAGTATGGCTTAAGACCATATTGTATGTTATCGGACAGCAAGACCAGTGAGAAAATATATTTGGACTGCCATAAGCACAGGCGAAATTCATCATTTGAGTATGACTTTCTCCTGATTTAGAAGTAAATACTACGCTTTGGGGACCGTATTTATCTTTTATCTCGCCAAGCTTTTTAGCACATAAGTTCAAAGCTTCGTCCCATGACGCTTCTCTCCATCTGTTTTCACCTCTTTTACCGACTCTAATGAGAGGTTTTACTATACGTTTTGGGTCATAAAGTTGATTTACTCCAGCTCCGCCACGCGCACAAACAGATGTCTTGTTGGCGCCAAATTTTGGATTGCCTTGAATGAATCTGCATTTATCATTTACTACTTCTGCTTCAATAGGACAGCGAGTAGAGCACATCTCGCATACGCTTGGAACAAATTTAGAGTTTGATTTTGAAAATGTCAAATTCGCACCTAAATTCGCCTCAAACGCTGCTAACGTTCCAACGGCGGCACTCGTTTTTAAAAATGATCTTCTAGAAATTGCCATCGCCTCTCCTTTACTTAAAATATTATGTAATTGTAGAATTCGTGCGTAAAATTAACGTAAAACTATGATAAATTTGATATTTTGTTCATCATAGCTTTCATCTATGATGACACTTTAATCATAATAATAAGCAGATATGCGGATAAAATAAACTCGATAGTGAGATAAAAATATAGAAATTTAGTCCAAACTAAGGCTAAATTTACATCCTTTGCTTTTATATCAAATTTAATTATTTTCTTTAAATAATATTAAATGTATTTTTTATTACAATTACAGCCTTAAAGTTGCCGGTTCGGCAAATAACAAATTTAAAGGTTA carries:
- the phsA gene encoding thiosulfate reductase PhsA, which produces MAISRRSFLKTSAAVGTLAAFEANLGANLTFSKSNSKFVPSVCEMCSTRCPIEAEVVNDKCRFIQGNPKFGANKTSVCARGGAGVNQLYDPKRIVKPLIRVGKRGENRWREASWDEALNLCAKKLGEIKDKYGPQSVVFTSKSGESHTQMMNFACAYGSPNIFSHWSCCPITYNMVLSHTYGSGLSRDFANSKYIVNFGHNLFEGLVISDTKKVAKFANREDTKLLVLEPRFSVMASKADEWLPVKPGTDLAFLMALIHVWIRDSKYDKDFIDKYTIGFEEVAKSVKQTSPKWQENITGIKAKDVERIADEIWQKAPQVIIDWGHKTTTTRAEYQRTRAIAIANALMGNFEKRGGIYFSKDAKTFNKLCEEELFPTLANPDAGFKIPKGQRIDGCGEEGHKHEFISRKHGVLMDITPAILSQKPYPVKGWVNTRFNHLINVAGTNETIKAINELDFVVSIDIYLNDFSNLADVVLPEATYLERDESIQNKSGTAPGYYMRNKAVEPIAGTKSGYEIFRELARIMKIDKDYTWNNISEYRMAQAKGNDKLVADLIKNGYVSWKVPQVYYREAKFVKKFVEAYPNAAKFVDEDGLMSSQVKFKTPSSKIELFLPNIEAKFPGEGCLNANNMDVYGGHELCLMSGKTPIHTNGHTQSLPILNDLMSYSPVWINPKTAGRKGLKNGDNVILKNKFAEVKAILMVTEGIREDTLFIYHGFGHATPDLDNINGVGTNQSVILNPDDGVICGTMVTNVGVDIIKA